CGGCTTTGACTTTAGCCATAGCTGTTGACGCATTAGGCAAAGACAAAGTGCAAGCAGTAATGATGCCATTTCGCTATACAGCGGATATTAGTATTGCTGATGCACAGGAAGAAGCAGATATTTTAGGGGTGGAATTTAATATCATTTCTATTGAACCAATGTTTGATGCTTTTATGACTCAATTATCCCCATTGTTTATTGATACAGTAAGAGATACCACAGAAGAAAATTTACAAGCTCGTTGTCGAGGCGTCATTTTAATGGCTTTATCGAATAAGCGACGTCAGTTAGTATTAACAACAGGCAATAAAAGTGAAATGTCGGTTGGTTATGCAACATTATATGGTGATATGGCAGGTGGTTTTGATGTGTTAAAAGATGTTCCTAAAACACTTGTTTTTGAACTGGCAAAATACCGCAATACACGATCTTATGTTATACCTGAACGAGTAATTACTCGCCCACCATCTGCAGAGCTAGCACCTGATCAAAAAGATGAAGACAGTTTACCGCCATATGAAATTTTAGATGGAATCTTAAAAGGCTATATTGAGCAAGATCTTTCAGTTTCTGAATTAATCGCTAAAGGATATGATGAAGCAGTGATTAGGCGAGTAATAAAACTAGTTGATATTAATGAATATAAACGTCGTCAGGCTGCAGTTGGTCCTAAAATTACTTCACGGAATTTTGGAAAGGGTCGTCGTTACCCAATTACGTCAGGATTTGGCTTTAAAAATTGGTAATGTGAACATTTAATGACTTAAACGGAACAGATTATGAAAAAAATTGAGGCAATTGTTAAACCTTTTAAATTAGATGATATTCGAGAAGCCTTAGCTGATCAAGGCATCACAGGAATGACGGTCACAGAGGTAAAAGGGTTTGGACGTCAAAAAGGACATACTGAACTTTATCGTGGTGCAGAATACATGGTTGATTTCTTGCCTAAGGTTAAAATTGAAATTGTAGTAACAGATGAGATTGTTGAAATGTGTATTGAGACAATTATGAAAACCGCTCAAACAGGCAAAATTGGCGATGGTAAAATCTTTGTTTATGACGTTAAGCAGGTCATTCGTATTCGTACTGGGGAAATGGACGAGGCAGCCATTTAATTAATTTATTGGTTAACT
Above is a genomic segment from Frischella perrara containing:
- the glnB gene encoding nitrogen regulatory protein P-II — encoded protein: MKKIEAIVKPFKLDDIREALADQGITGMTVTEVKGFGRQKGHTELYRGAEYMVDFLPKVKIEIVVTDEIVEMCIETIMKTAQTGKIGDGKIFVYDVKQVIRIRTGEMDEAAI